A single window of Populus nigra chromosome 17, ddPopNigr1.1, whole genome shotgun sequence DNA harbors:
- the LOC133676595 gene encoding oligopeptide transporter 3-like, whose amino-acid sequence MASQESTDGRHTNGLRLDSSAEHHERCPVEEVALVVPETDDPTLPVLTFRAWFLGLTSCVILIFLNTFFTYRTQPLTISAILMQIAVLPVGKFMAKTLPTKDYRILGWSFSLNPGPFNMKEHVIITIFANCGVSYGGGDAYSIGAITVMKAYYRQSLSFLCGLLIVLTTQILGYGWAGMLRRYLVYPVEMWWPSNLAQVSLFRALHEKEPKSKGMTRMRFFLIAMTASFFYYAVPGYLFPILTFFSWVCWAWPHNMTAQQIGSGYHGLGVGAFTLDWAGISAYHGSPLVAPWSSIVNVAVGFIMFIYIIVPVCYWKYNTFDARKFPIFSNQLFTSSGQKYDTTKILTPEFQLNIPAYDSYSKLYLSPLFALSIGSGFARFTATLTHVALFNGRDIWKQSRKAMQNVKLDVHAKLMKAYKEVPDWWFYILLAGSVFLSLLMSFVWKETVQLPWWGMLFAFGLAWLVTLPIGVIQATTNQQPGYDIIAQFMIGYVLPGQPIANLLFKIYGRISTVHALSFLSDLKLGHYMKIPPRCMYVAQLVGTLVAGTVNLAVAWWMLENIENICDVDSQDSNSPWTCPKYRVTFDASVIWGLIGPKRLFGPGGLYRNLVWLFLIGAFLPVPFWVLSKMFPEKKWIALINIPVISYGFAGMPPATPTNIASWLITGTIFNYFVFRYRKRWWQKYNYVLSAALDAGTAFMGVLLFFAVQNTDKKLSWWGAELDHCPLATCPTAPGIVVKGCPVF is encoded by the exons ATGGCAAGTCAAGAGAGTACTGATGGAAGACACACAAATGGGTTGCGGTTAGATTCATCTGCAGAACATCATGAAAGATGTCCTGTTGAAGAAGTGGCTTTAGTTGTGCCTGAAACTGACGATCCAACACTTCCTGTCTTGACTTTTCGTGCATGGTTTCTGGGTTTAACTTCATGCGTAATACTTATCTTCTTGAACACTTTTTTCACTTACCGTACACAGCCACTTACTATCTCTGCCATTCTTATGCAAATTGCTGTGTTGCCTGTTGGCAAGTTCATGGCTAAGACTTTGCCTACGAAAGATTATAGGATTTTGGGGTGGAGTTTTAGTTTGAATCCAGGGCCTTTTAATATGAAAGAACATGTGATTATCACTATTTTTGCGAACTGTGGTGTCTCTTATGGTGGTGGTGATGCTTATTCTATTGGTGCCATTACTGTTATGAAGGCTTATTATAGGCAGAGTTTGAGTTTTCTTTGTGGGCTGCTCATAGTCTTAACTACTCAG ATATTGGGATATGGATGGGCTGGGATGCTAAGGAGATACCTGGTTTATCCTGTAGAGATGTGGTGGCCTTCCAATCTTGCTCAGGTTTCTCTGTTCAG AGCACTGCATGAAAAGGAGCCGAAAAGTAAAGGCATGACTAGGATGCGATTCTTCCTCATTGCCATGACAGCAAGCTTTTTCTATTACGCAGTCCCTGGTTACTTGTTCCCAATCTTGACATTCTTCTCGTGGGTCTGCTGGGCATGGCCTCACAACATGACAGCTCAACAAATAGGGTCAGGATACCATGGCCTTGGTGTTGGTGCCTTCACTCTTGATTGGGCTGGGATTTCGGCCTACCATGGCAGCCCCCTTGTTGCTCCTTGGTCTTCCATTGTCAATGTTGCGGTTGGCTTTATTATGTTCATCTACATTATAGTCCCTGTGTGTTATTGGAAGTATAACACTTTTGATGCTCGGAAGTTTCCAATATTTTCTAATCAGCTGTTCACTTCTAGTGGGCAAAAATATGATACTACAAAGATCCTGACCCCAGAATTTCAACTTAACATTCCTGCTTATGATAGCTACAGCAAGCTTTATCTTAGTCCTCTATTTGCCCTGTCGATTGGATCAGGATTTGCAAGGTTCACGGCAACTCTCACCCATGTGGCACTGTTTAATGGAAG GGATATTTGGAAGCAAAGTAGGAAAGCAATGCAGAATGTGAAATTGGATGTTCATGCAAAATTGATGAAAGCTTACAAAGAAGTTCCCGACTGGTGGTTCTATATTCTGTTAGCAGGGAGTGTTTTCCTCTCATTGTTAATGTCTTTTGTTTGGAAAGAAACTGTGCAGCTGCCATGGTGGGGTATGCTCTTTGCGTTTGGCTTGGCTTGGCTTGTTACCCTTCCTATTGGGGTTATTCAAGCAACTACCAACCAG CAACCTGGCTACGACATAATAGCACAGTTCATGATTGGATATGTCCTACCAGGACAACCAATTGCAAACCTGCTTTTCAAGATTTATGGACGAATCAGCACGGTCCATGCTCTTTCTTTCTTATCTGACCTTAAACTTGGACACTACATGAAAATTCCACCACGGTGCATGTATGTAGCTCAG CTTGTGGGAACTTTAGTTGCCGGTACAGTCAATCTTGCAGTTGCGTGGTGGATGTTGGAGAACATTGAAAATATCTGTGATGTTGATTCGCAAGATTCCAACAGTCCCTGGACCTGTCCTAAGTACCGAGTTACTTTCGATGCTTCTGTAATCTGGGGCCTCATTGGACCAAAAAGGCTCTTCGGACCTGGTGGCCTCTACAGGAACTTGGTATGGCTGTTCCTCATTGGAGCTTTCTTGCCGGTGCCTTTTTGGGTACTGAGCAAAATGTTCCCTGAAAAGAAATGGATTGCATTGATAAACATTCCAGTTATATCTTATGGTTTTGCCGGAATGCCACCCGCTACTCCCACCAACATTGCAAGCTGGCTTATCACTGGAACCATCTTCAACTACTTTGTCTTCCGATATCGCAAGCGCTGGTGGCAGAAGTACAATTATGTTCTGTCTGCGGCATTGGATGCTGGGACAGCTTTCATGGGTGTTCTATTGTTCTTTGCTGTGCAGAACACAGACAAAAAATTGAGCTGGTGGGGTGCAGAACTTGATCACTGTCCTTTGGCTACATGTCCAACAGCGCCAGGAATTGTGGTTAAGGGATGCCCTGTCTTTTGA